The stretch of DNA AATCCACCGACTAGCTGGTGGTCACGCGCCAGGTCGTCGACCGAGCGCGGCCCCACTTCTCGATCTCCACCTCGTCGGCCTCCTCGGCGAGTCGGGGGAGTCGGGCACCGACCTGCTTCGACGAGAGGCCGATCTGGGAGGCGATGTTCTTCGCGCGGAAGTAGCTCTCCCCACGGGACACCTGGTCGCGGAGGAACTCCAGGATGCGCCGGTCCTCCTCACTGA from Haloarcula litorea encodes:
- a CDS encoding DUF7123 family protein, which translates into the protein MGEFSEEDRRILEFLRDQVSRGESYFRAKNIASQIGLSSKQVGARLPRLAEEADEVEIEKWGRARSTTWRVTTS